In the Maribacter sp. MJ134 genome, one interval contains:
- a CDS encoding tail fiber domain-containing protein, whose protein sequence is MNTSTMKIKEKNNRFNKKMTTSLIRYRVIDKRILVLFLFLSGITFAQTRVAIGDQCNCEVIQGTVVDAPGATSPSGSDLGDLYVNTNTGTIYFWDGTSWELTSTDSNTTNVGLSDDGTNLILTDSDGNTVTMPLADIAAATDTNTTNATFEVVGSDLVITDSDGGTVSVPVTDIAALADTNTTNVGLSDDGTNLILTDSDGNTVTMPLADIAAATDTNTTNATFEVVGSDLVITDSDGGTVSVPVTDIAALADTNTTNVGLSDDGTNLILTDSDGNTVTMPLADIAAATDTNTTNATFEVVGSDLVITDSDGGTVSVPVTDIAALADTNTTNVGLSDDGTNLILTDSDGNTVTMPLADIAAATDTNTTNATFEVVGSDLVITDSDGGTVSVPVTDIAALADTNTTNVGLSDDGTNLILTDSDGNTVTMPLADIAAATDTNTTNATFEVVGSDLVITDSDGGTVSVPVTDIAALADTNTTNVGLSDDGTNLILTDSDGNTVTMPLADIAAATDTNTTNATFEVVGSDLVITDSDGGTVSVPVTDIAALADTNTTNVGLSDDGTNLILTDSDGNTVTMPLADIAAATDTNTTNATFEVVGSDLVITDSDGGTVSVPVADIAAATNTDDQTLTLTGTDLSIEDGNTVNLNAIADGDAWGVDGEDQASAIGRTGNVGIGTTAPTQRLTIDGNITTVQDGQRILFPHSNAVDGNDGTIGSGAFEEGLNIVGTQTVAGNGRRITTFGDVVNQNSVGIGNVVPTSALDVNGTTRLRNIPAGEAADGILTTDANGNIRQRTLAEVAGAGSDGDAWGVTGEDQASVIGRTGDVGIGIAVPTQKLQVDGNQTFTSDGNFLRFPNTNQTDGNDGIISAGLFEEGLNIVGVQTVAGNGRRITTFGDVVHQNSVGIGNVVPTSVLDVNGDARVRNIPAGAAADGILTTDANGNIRQRTLAEVAGAGSDGDAWGVTGEDIASNIGRTGNVGVGTATPRAGLELSKAPAIGATVRPLTEAVDVANSGNYNYVLSNSDNATVGAVSGFSSEFGGFNTYLQARGFAANGPAYNLLFNPVGGNVGIGTTAPTQRLTIDGNITTVQDGQRILFPHSNAVDGNDGTIGSGAFEEGLNIVGTQTVAGNGRRITTFGDVVNQNSVGIGNVVPTSALDVNGTTRLRNIPAGEAADGILTTDANGNIRQRTLAEVAGAGSDGDAWGVTGEDQASVIGRTGDVGIGIAVPTQKLQVDGNQTFTSDGNFLRFPNTNQTDGNDGIISAGLFEEGLNIVGVQTVAGNGRRITTFGDVVHQNSVGIGNVVPTSVLDVNGDARVRNIPAGAAADVVVTADANGNIRQRTAAEIVAASGVSGADGDAWGVTGEDIASNIGRTGNVGIGTTTPRAGLELSKTPTIGATVRPLSEAVNVANSSNYNLVLSNSDNATIGAVSGFSTEAGGFNTYLQARGFAANAPAYNLLFNPLGGNVGVNNANPVSPFTVGITSNGSRFAGDVRVGNANGDTRAALVVGEDSANNGFIVMNSSNSSAFGQEIQMISGVDNANSDFMRMRSTNLDVSIQGALRSGVGDDSEFNLVARNNIVTLSGDSNGGGSAINFVGNDIGIDNTNPTASVDINGNARVRNIPAGVATDGILTTDVNGNIRQRTLAEVAGAGSDGDAWGVTGEDQVANISRSGNVTISNTNREALTIQTPDNSASNGIAFQNSGGSYTWNMFRETAVGNDANLVFSGGQIGANPSDLTERMRINANGNVGIGTSAPAANLQVGSGTPLGILQSPDLLVIDDDPAAGSTALMRVEKGLSNASILATETSSRIATVSFGSAENPSTELFSSQAQGAGLRINGGNQFREFSISINENDSRIESNFGSGSTSDFGSINFLNQQIGFNTNTPTRTLDVNGQTRIRGLGAGSVQSDANGNLSVSSDIRLKNVVGNFKKGLNALRGINPIAYQWNEKSGLEQKGTYIGFSAQNVQANIPEAISKDEKGYLTLDNRPILATMVNALKELTGQIDTLKQDNNDLNEENKNLKEENEAIMARLDAIEAMLRKADK, encoded by the coding sequence ATGAATACATCTACAATGAAAATTAAAGAAAAAAATAATAGGTTCAATAAGAAAATGACAACGTCTTTAATTAGATATAGGGTAATTGATAAAAGAATTTTAGTGCTATTTTTATTCCTATCCGGAATCACATTCGCACAGACTAGGGTTGCAATCGGTGACCAATGTAACTGTGAGGTAATACAAGGCACGGTCGTAGATGCGCCAGGTGCTACAAGTCCAAGCGGGTCGGATCTTGGCGATTTGTATGTAAATACCAATACGGGAACCATCTATTTTTGGGATGGCACTTCTTGGGAATTGACTTCTACCGATTCCAACACGACCAACGTAGGCCTGAGCGATGACGGCACCAACCTGATATTAACGGACAGTGACGGCAACACCGTGACCATGCCCTTGGCGGACATCGCCGCGGCGACGGATACCAACACGACCAATGCGACCTTTGAGGTGGTAGGCTCCGATTTGGTGATCACCGACAGTGACGGTGGTACGGTAAGCGTACCCGTAACGGATATCGCCGCCCTCGCAGATACGAACACGACCAACGTAGGCCTGAGCGATGACGGCACAAACCTGATATTAACGGACAGTGACGGCAACACCGTGACCATGCCCTTGGCGGACATCGCCGCGGCGACGGATACCAACACGACCAACGCGACCTTTGAGGTGGTAGGCTCCGATTTGGTGATCACCGACAGTGACGGTGGTACGGTAAGCGTACCCGTAACGGATATCGCCGCCCTCGCAGATACGAACACGACCAACGTAGGCCTGAGCGATGACGGCACAAACCTGATATTAACGGACAGTGACGGCAACACCGTGACCATGCCCTTGGCGGACATCGCCGCGGCGACGGATACCAACACGACCAACGCGACCTTTGAGGTGGTAGGCTCCGATTTGGTGATCACCGACAGTGACGGTGGTACGGTAAGCGTACCCGTAACGGATATCGCCGCCCTCGCAGATACGAACACGACCAACGTAGGCCTGAGCGATGACGGCACAAACCTGATATTAACGGACAGTGACGGCAACACCGTGACCATGCCCTTGGCGGACATCGCCGCGGCGACGGATACCAACACGACCAACGCGACCTTTGAGGTGGTAGGCTCCGATTTGGTGATCACCGACAGTGACGGTGGTACGGTAAGCGTACCCGTAACGGATATCGCCGCCCTCGCAGATACGAACACGACCAACGTAGGCCTGAGCGATGACGGCACAAACCTGATATTAACGGACAGTGACGGCAACACCGTGACCATGCCCTTGGCGGACATCGCCGCGGCGACGGATACCAACACGACCAACGCGACCTTTGAGGTGGTAGGCTCCGATTTGGTGATCACCGACAGTGACGGTGGTACGGTAAGCGTACCCGTAACGGATATCGCCGCCCTCGCAGATACGAACACGACCAACGTAGGCCTGAGCGATGACGGCACAAACCTGATATTAACGGACAGTGACGGCAACACCGTGACCATGCCCTTGGCGGACATCGCCGCGGCGACGGATACCAACACGACCAACGCGACCTTTGAGGTGGTAGGCTCCGATTTGGTGATCACCGACAGTGACGGTGGTACGGTAAGCGTACCCGTAACGGATATCGCCGCCCTCGCAGATACGAACACGACCAACGTAGGCCTGAGCGATGACGGCACAAACCTGATATTAACGGACAGTGACGGCAACACCGTGACCATGCCCTTGGCGGACATCGCCGCGGCGACGGATACCAACACGACCAATGCGACCTTTGAGGTGGTAGGCTCCGATTTGGTGATCACCGACAGTGATGGTGGTACGGTAAGCGTGCCCGTAGCGGATATCGCTGCGGCAACGAATACTGATGACCAAACCCTGACTTTGACCGGAACGGATTTGAGCATAGAGGATGGCAACACGGTTAACCTAAATGCAATTGCGGATGGTGATGCTTGGGGAGTTGATGGAGAAGACCAAGCAAGTGCTATAGGTAGAACAGGTAACGTAGGTATAGGTACAACCGCACCCACCCAACGCCTAACGATAGATGGTAATATTACAACCGTACAAGATGGGCAAAGAATTCTTTTTCCGCACAGTAATGCTGTAGATGGTAACGATGGCACTATTGGTTCTGGTGCCTTTGAAGAAGGTTTAAACATTGTGGGTACACAAACCGTAGCAGGCAATGGTAGAAGAATTACCACATTTGGCGATGTAGTAAACCAAAATAGTGTGGGTATCGGTAATGTAGTGCCTACAAGCGCTTTAGATGTAAATGGTACAACTAGATTAAGAAATATACCCGCAGGTGAAGCTGCAGATGGTATTTTAACAACAGATGCAAATGGTAATATTAGGCAACGTACATTAGCAGAGGTTGCGGGTGCTGGTTCAGATGGCGATGCTTGGGGTGTTACTGGAGAAGACCAAGCAAGTGTTATTGGCCGTACAGGAGATGTAGGTATTGGTATTGCTGTACCTACACAAAAACTACAAGTAGACGGTAACCAGACCTTTACATCTGATGGTAACTTCCTAAGATTTCCCAACACTAATCAAACTGATGGTAATGACGGTATTATAAGTGCTGGTCTGTTTGAAGAAGGACTTAACATAGTGGGGGTTCAAACCGTAGCAGGCAATGGTAGAAGAATTACCACATTTGGAGATGTAGTACACCAAAATAGTGTAGGTATTGGTAATGTAGTGCCAACAAGTGTTCTAGATGTTAATGGAGATGCTAGAGTAAGAAACATACCAGCAGGTGCAGCTGCAGATGGTATTTTAACAACAGATGCAAATGGTAATATTAGGCAACGTACATTAGCAGAGGTTGCGGGTGCTGGTTCAGATGGCGATGCCTGGGGTGTTACCGGAGAAGATATAGCAAGCAACATAGGTCGCACAGGTAATGTAGGTGTTGGTACAGCTACTCCAAGAGCCGGTTTAGAACTTTCTAAAGCACCAGCTATAGGAGCAACCGTAAGACCGCTTACAGAGGCTGTAGATGTTGCAAACTCTGGTAACTACAACTATGTTTTATCTAATTCAGATAATGCTACAGTAGGTGCGGTTTCAGGGTTTTCATCAGAATTTGGTGGCTTTAATACATATTTACAAGCTAGAGGTTTTGCTGCAAACGGGCCTGCCTATAATTTACTGTTCAACCCAGTAGGGGGTAACGTAGGTATAGGTACAACCGCACCCACCCAACGCCTAACGATAGATGGTAATATTACAACCGTACAAGATGGGCAAAGAATTCTTTTTCCGCACAGTAATGCTGTAGATGGTAACGATGGCACTATTGGTTCTGGTGCCTTTGAAGAAGGTTTAAACATTGTGGGTACACAAACCGTAGCAGGCAATGGTAGAAGAATTACCACATTTGGCGATGTAGTAAACCAAAATAGTGTGGGTATCGGTAATGTAGTGCCTACAAGCGCTTTAGATGTAAATGGTACAACTAGATTAAGAAATATACCCGCAGGTGAAGCTGCAGATGGTATTTTAACAACAGATGCAAATGGTAATATTAGGCAACGTACATTAGCAGAGGTTGCGGGTGCTGGTTCAGATGGCGATGCTTGGGGTGTTACTGGAGAAGACCAAGCAAGTGTTATTGGCCGTACAGGAGATGTAGGTATTGGTATTGCTGTACCTACACAAAAACTACAAGTAGACGGTAACCAGACCTTTACATCTGATGGTAACTTCCTAAGATTTCCCAACACTAATCAAACTGATGGTAATGACGGTATTATAAGTGCTGGTCTGTTTGAAGAAGGACTTAACATAGTGGGGGTTCAAACCGTAGCAGGCAATGGTAGAAGAATTACCACATTTGGAGATGTAGTACACCAAAATAGTGTAGGTATTGGTAATGTAGTGCCAACAAGTGTTCTAGATGTTAATGGAGATGCTAGAGTAAGAAACATACCAGCAGGTGCAGCTGCAGACGTTGTTGTTACAGCAGATGCTAATGGTAATATACGCCAGCGTACTGCGGCAGAAATTGTAGCTGCTAGTGGCGTTAGTGGTGCAGATGGAGACGCTTGGGGCGTTACCGGTGAAGATATAGCAAGCAACATAGGTAGAACAGGTAATGTGGGTATAGGCACAACAACACCAAGAGCTGGTTTAGAACTTTCTAAAACACCAACAATAGGAGCAACAGTAAGACCACTATCTGAAGCTGTAAATGTTGCTAATTCAAGTAATTATAACTTAGTGCTCTCTAACTCAGACAATGCTACAATAGGTGCCGTTTCAGGGTTCTCGACTGAGGCTGGTGGGTTTAATACCTATCTACAAGCTAGAGGTTTCGCTGCAAACGCGCCTGCTTATAATCTACTATTTAACCCATTAGGTGGTAACGTAGGTGTAAATAATGCAAACCCTGTCTCACCATTTACTGTGGGAATTACAAGCAATGGCTCTAGGTTTGCGGGAGATGTGCGTGTAGGTAATGCGAATGGTGACACACGTGCAGCGCTCGTAGTTGGAGAGGATTCGGCTAATAATGGTTTTATTGTGATGAACTCTAGTAATTCATCTGCTTTTGGTCAAGAAATTCAAATGATAAGTGGCGTAGATAATGCCAACTCTGATTTTATGCGCATGAGGTCTACTAATTTGGATGTTTCCATACAAGGTGCTTTAAGAAGTGGAGTTGGTGATGATTCAGAATTTAATCTTGTGGCAAGAAATAATATAGTGACCTTATCAGGGGACAGCAATGGTGGTGGTTCAGCAATAAACTTTGTAGGTAACGATATAGGAATCGATAATACAAACCCTACTGCCTCTGTAGATATAAATGGTAATGCAAGAGTGAGAAACATACCAGCAGGTGTAGCTACAGATGGTATTTTAACAACAGATGTAAATGGTAATATTAGGCAACGTACACTAGCAGAGGTTGCGGGTGCTGGTTCAGATGGCGATGCTTGGGGCGTAACGGGCGAAGATCAAGTGGCGAACATCTCTCGATCGGGGAATGTGACCATCAGCAATACCAACCGCGAAGCCCTTACCATACAAACCCCTGATAACTCCGCCTCTAACGGTATAGCCTTTCAGAACTCAGGCGGTTCGTACACTTGGAATATGTTCAGGGAGACAGCAGTTGGCAACGATGCGAACTTAGTCTTTTCCGGGGGGCAGATAGGTGCCAATCCCTCAGATTTAACGGAACGTATGCGTATTAATGCCAACGGAAACGTGGGCATTGGAACTTCGGCCCCTGCAGCCAATCTTCAGGTAGGTTCAGGTACCCCATTGGGTATTTTACAATCACCTGATTTATTGGTTATCGATGACGACCCTGCTGCTGGTTCAACAGCATTGATGCGGGTTGAAAAAGGATTAAGCAATGCATCCATTTTGGCTACTGAAACCTCATCACGTATTGCAACGGTTTCATTTGGTAGTGCCGAAAATCCTTCGACGGAACTTTTTTCAAGCCAAGCACAAGGGGCAGGATTGAGAATTAATGGGGGAAACCAATTTAGGGAGTTTTCGATTTCAATCAATGAAAATGATTCAAGAATTGAAAGTAATTTTGGTTCAGGTAGTACTTCGGATTTTGGATCTATCAACTTCCTCAATCAGCAAATAGGGTTCAATACCAATACCCCCACTAGAACCTTAGACGTTAACGGACAGACCAGAATACGTGGCTTGGGAGCAGGATCTGTACAATCAGATGCCAACGGTAACTTATCCGTATCCTCCGATATTCGTTTAAAAAATGTAGTCGGTAATTTCAAAAAAGGGTTGAACGCCCTCAGAGGTATCAATCCGATTGCTTACCAATGGAATGAAAAATCCGGCTTGGAGCAAAAAGGTACTTATATTGGTTTCAGTGCGCAAAATGTACAAGCAAACATCCCCGAGGCCATAAGCAAAGACGAAAAAGGTTATTTGACATTGGACAACCGACCCATATTGGCGACGATGGTCAATGCTTTAAAAGAATTGACTGGCCAAATTGACACGCTCAAACAAGATAATAATGATTTGAATGAGGAAAATAAAAACCTTAAAGAAGAAAACGAGGCTATCATGGCTCGTTTAGATGCCATAGAGGCCATGCTTAGAAAGGCCGATAAATAA
- a CDS encoding gliding motility-associated C-terminal domain-containing protein, giving the protein MKFNYLHLLFFVVLFWSIPVSSQFILDAPNTRDESNYRWYEASDLSTVLGTDSFYEVTQPGVYFATYDGTLCGSNATGYFIVTDCNDPENQVILDITENINEVTTINWNDPSLSGSEPTVTATQTVERYVATITRADNPTVLPSFTVVCIASLNSNIDSDNDGIVNLFEDLDLDGDNDPATNPTDKDNDGIPDYLDIDSDNDGIPDNVEAQNVADYVAPSGIDANNNGLDDAYENNGNLGLVPIDTDGDGIPDYVDDDSDNDTVPDNIEGHDFNQDGVADVSFSGNDTDGDGLNDGFEGNEVNDNDVNDDIDDPQSSLPDTDGDGIPDFRDLDDDGDGINTPDEDIDNNGDPTNDDSDNDGRPDYLDPNGPVFTDPNFEDITIICGDPIPPITDLGDVGGCTPPLVEFSEEIQMVDGSDDYNIERIWMVSDSCGNTANFTQTIFVLQQQLAEIQIEICIEDSPVDLLDYLPESFDPSDTFTLFQEGTQLNGSTFDPTVHGIGDYTISYTSSVDTCRYEVDFIVTVDQDCADCGIVSLEVSKAVTANNDGVNDLFEIRNNELCDYTFNVMIFNRWGNKVFESQNYQNDWGGSSPDNAVFKSDSLPTGTYYYIVSINEQPNFEPLNGFIYLSVD; this is encoded by the coding sequence TTGAAATTCAACTACCTACATCTACTATTCTTTGTAGTCCTCTTTTGGTCTATTCCAGTAAGTTCACAATTTATCTTGGATGCACCAAATACAAGGGATGAAAGCAATTATCGTTGGTATGAGGCTTCAGATTTAAGTACGGTTTTGGGAACCGATTCTTTTTATGAGGTTACACAACCTGGGGTCTATTTTGCCACTTATGATGGTACGCTCTGCGGTTCCAATGCTACAGGATATTTCATCGTGACAGATTGTAATGACCCAGAAAACCAGGTTATTCTGGACATCACCGAAAACATAAACGAGGTAACTACAATAAATTGGAACGATCCCTCACTTTCAGGGAGCGAGCCAACGGTGACCGCAACGCAAACGGTTGAACGCTATGTAGCTACTATCACCAGAGCAGATAATCCAACTGTACTACCGTCGTTTACGGTGGTATGTATTGCTTCCTTGAATTCTAATATAGATTCGGATAATGATGGTATTGTTAATCTATTTGAAGATTTAGACTTGGATGGGGATAATGACCCAGCTACGAACCCCACCGATAAAGACAACGATGGCATACCCGATTACTTAGATATTGATAGTGACAATGATGGTATACCTGATAATGTCGAAGCTCAAAACGTAGCAGACTATGTTGCCCCTAGCGGTATTGATGCCAATAATAACGGTCTTGATGATGCTTATGAAAATAATGGTAATTTAGGTCTGGTTCCAATAGACACGGACGGTGATGGTATACCGGACTATGTAGATGATGATAGTGATAACGACACTGTTCCAGATAATATAGAAGGACACGATTTTAATCAAGACGGTGTGGCCGATGTATCGTTCAGTGGAAATGATACCGATGGAGATGGCCTAAACGATGGATTCGAAGGAAATGAAGTAAACGATAATGACGTCAATGATGATATTGACGATCCTCAATCAAGTCTACCCGATACCGATGGAGATGGTATACCCGACTTTAGAGACTTAGACGATGATGGCGATGGTATCAATACCCCAGATGAAGATATTGACAACAACGGTGATCCTACCAACGATGATAGTGATAACGATGGCAGGCCAGATTATCTAGACCCAAATGGCCCTGTCTTCACAGATCCAAATTTTGAAGACATCACCATTATATGCGGTGATCCTATTCCTCCCATAACTGATTTAGGCGATGTGGGCGGTTGTACGCCTCCTCTAGTGGAGTTTTCCGAAGAAATCCAAATGGTTGATGGAAGCGACGACTACAATATCGAGAGAATTTGGATGGTTTCTGACTCCTGTGGAAACACGGCGAACTTTACACAAACCATATTCGTTCTACAACAACAATTGGCTGAAATACAGATTGAAATTTGTATTGAGGACAGTCCTGTTGACTTATTGGATTATTTGCCTGAATCTTTTGATCCCTCCGATACATTTACTTTGTTTCAAGAAGGAACCCAACTCAATGGAAGTACTTTTGACCCTACAGTTCATGGAATAGGTGATTATACCATCTCTTATACATCCTCTGTTGATACTTGTAGGTATGAAGTAGACTTTATTGTAACGGTTGATCAGGATTGTGCTGACTGCGGAATCGTATCTCTTGAGGTGTCCAAAGCGGTGACTGCAAACAACGATGGCGTAAATGACTTGTTCGAAATCAGGAATAACGAGCTTTGCGATTATACTTTTAATGTAATGATTTTCAATAGATGGGGCAATAAGGTATTTGAATCACAAAATTATCAAAACGATTGGGGTGGTTCTTCACCTGATAATGCTGTCTTTAAATCAGACAGCTTACCTACAGGAACCTATTACTATATCGTTAGTATTAACGAACAGCCCAATTTTGAACCCTTAAACGGATTTATATATCTGAGTGTGGATTGA
- a CDS encoding glycosylhydrolase-like jelly roll fold domain-containing protein has product MFYFTNRFKKIKEFQLSKKLLGSDSYLVLDLGSVAIMAEIIINGKNAGILWKAPFRLPIDKYVTQGTNTLEIKVTNLWPNRLISDENLPMDYERNGKKLKTLPEWLTKYTERPTERTTFSSWSHWKKDDPLLTSALLAPSPSFRLK; this is encoded by the coding sequence ATTTTTTACTTCACAAATCGGTTTAAGAAGATAAAGGAATTTCAACTTTCAAAAAAGCTGCTAGGTTCGGACAGCTATTTAGTATTGGATTTAGGTAGTGTCGCCATAATGGCCGAAATCATTATCAATGGTAAAAACGCAGGGATACTTTGGAAAGCACCTTTCAGGTTGCCTATTGACAAGTATGTTACCCAAGGCACTAATACCTTAGAAATTAAGGTTACGAATTTATGGCCAAATAGGCTCATAAGTGATGAAAACCTGCCAATGGATTATGAACGGAATGGTAAAAAACTAAAAACCTTACCGGAATGGTTGACTAAGTATACCGAACGGCCCACAGAGCGGACTACATTTTCCTCTTGGAGCCATTGGAAAAAGGATGACCCTTTGTTGACTTCGGCACTATTGGCCCCGTCACCCTCATTCCGATTAAAATAA
- a CDS encoding sulfatase, with protein sequence MIRILPILLILLCVACTGKKEVKAPNILIINVDDLGWKDVGFMGSQYYETPNIDELAGQGMIFTNGYASASNCAPSRACLMTGQWTPRHGVYTVTPSARGKSEDRKLIPTKNTHTLAAKHKILPEVLQENGYTTCHAGTWHLSDNPLEYGFDINIGGAHNGLPKSYYPPYKNVAIEKGKTEYLTDLIVEKALNFIDTVQKPFYLNYAPYAVHVPIMPVDSIVPKYEKKSPWQGQENAEYASMVDNLDRNIGLIIGKLKERGLYDNTLIVFTSDNGGLYGITKQKPLRAGKGSYYEGGIREPFFFVFNKKIKPGTKSAVPITNLDIFPTVLKYAQVGSQSLQLDGKNLAAVLEERQTTMERPLFWHFPVYLQAYNIHDNETRDSLFRTRPGSVVRKGDWKLHYYFEDDGMELYNLSKDIGEKNNLVTAHPEKANELLELLKKWWEETNAPIPTELNPEYKTEL encoded by the coding sequence ATGATACGAATACTACCTATACTCCTAATCCTACTATGTGTGGCATGTACCGGTAAAAAAGAGGTGAAAGCTCCAAATATCCTCATCATCAATGTAGATGATTTGGGATGGAAGGATGTGGGGTTTATGGGAAGTCAATACTATGAAACCCCCAATATAGATGAATTGGCTGGTCAAGGCATGATTTTTACCAATGGCTATGCATCCGCATCCAATTGCGCACCAAGCAGAGCCTGTTTAATGACGGGGCAATGGACACCACGTCACGGGGTTTATACGGTAACACCTTCCGCCAGAGGGAAATCTGAAGACCGAAAATTGATTCCCACCAAAAACACCCATACCCTAGCGGCCAAACACAAGATATTACCAGAGGTTTTACAGGAAAACGGATATACCACTTGCCACGCTGGCACATGGCATTTGAGCGACAACCCTTTGGAATATGGTTTTGATATAAATATTGGAGGTGCCCACAACGGACTTCCGAAAAGTTATTATCCACCTTATAAAAATGTGGCTATAGAAAAAGGGAAGACCGAATACCTCACGGATTTAATTGTTGAAAAGGCCCTCAACTTCATTGACACGGTTCAAAAACCATTTTATTTAAACTATGCTCCTTATGCGGTGCACGTACCCATTATGCCGGTGGACAGCATTGTTCCCAAATACGAAAAGAAGTCGCCCTGGCAAGGACAAGAAAATGCTGAATATGCCTCAATGGTCGATAATTTGGACAGAAACATTGGTTTAATTATCGGTAAACTAAAAGAGAGGGGGCTTTATGACAATACGCTAATTGTATTCACCTCCGATAATGGCGGCCTGTACGGCATCACCAAACAAAAACCTTTACGGGCAGGAAAGGGCAGCTATTATGAGGGTGGTATCCGAGAGCCTTTTTTCTTTGTGTTCAACAAAAAAATAAAGCCTGGGACAAAAAGTGCCGTTCCCATTACCAATCTGGATATTTTTCCGACCGTATTGAAGTATGCACAGGTTGGGTCCCAGTCCCTTCAATTAGATGGTAAAAATTTGGCAGCGGTATTAGAGGAACGGCAAACTACCATGGAGCGTCCTCTTTTTTGGCACTTCCCCGTTTATTTACAGGCTTACAATATACATGATAATGAAACCAGAGACTCTTTGTTCAGAACCCGACCAGGCTCCGTGGTTCGAAAAGGTGATTGGAAACTACATTATTATTTTGAAGATGATGGGATGGAGTTGTATAACCTATCCAAAG